The nucleotide window ATTCTTCCTCGACGCCGTCGGGCACATCGACGACGCGGCGGTCGCCGAAGCGCTTGCCGCCCTCCAGCGCCGGTGCGAGCGCGTGGTGTTCCTCGGGTCGTGGCCCGCGGTGCGCACCACCGGCTCGGCACCACCCGATCACACGGAGTCGCTCGCCTGGGTCGAATCGATGCGACGAGGGGGCAAGTGATGGCACGCCTGCATCTGGTCCGACACGGCGAGACCACGTCGAACGTCATGCGCCGACTGGACACCGCCCTGCCCGGTGCCGCACTCACCGATTTCGGTGCGCGCCAAGGTGTTCGATTCGGCCTGGAGAACACTCCGGAACACCACGCGGTGCTGCTCAGCTCGCGCGCACTCCGTGCACGTCAGACCGCCGAGCTGATCGGATCGGTGTGGGATGTGGAGACCGCGGCCGTCGACGGAGTGCACGAGGTGCAGGCCGGTGACCTCGAGGACCGCACCGACCGCGAGTCGTACGAGGTGTTCCAGGACATCATGCATCGCTGGCACGACGGTGACCTCGACGCACGCATCCCGGGCGGCGAATCGCTCGCGATGGTCTACGACCGGTACCTGCCGACGGTCGAGGACCTCGCCGACATGTACCTCTCCGGACCGGACCAGCGCGATGTTTTCCTGGTGAGTCACGGTGCGGCCATTCGCCTGGTCGCCGCACGTCTGGCCGGCATCGACTCCCGGTTCGCCGCGGCAACCCACCTGGGTAACACCGGTTCCATCGAACTGGAGTACTCCGACGGACTGTGGGTGTGCCGGCGATGGGGTGCCGCGACGGCTCCGTTCGAGATCGTCGACGAGCCGCTCGTCGACGAACCGATGGGCTGAGGGCACGCCTCAAATGCCCAGGTAGCGACGCGTTGCAGTTCTCGGTGGAGCTCTACCCGGCCCGTGACGATGACGGCGAGCGACGACGGTGGCTCGCGGTGCGGGTGTTCGAACGACCCGCCTCGCAGGTGGGGGCCAGCACGGTCGTGGTGGGAATCGCACCGTCGGATTGAGGACTGCCTCGTATCTCGCGTGCCCGGCACTGGTGACG belongs to Gordonia sp. KTR9 and includes:
- a CDS encoding histidine phosphatase family protein, with the protein product MARLHLVRHGETTSNVMRRLDTALPGAALTDFGARQGVRFGLENTPEHHAVLLSSRALRARQTAELIGSVWDVETAAVDGVHEVQAGDLEDRTDRESYEVFQDIMHRWHDGDLDARIPGGESLAMVYDRYLPTVEDLADMYLSGPDQRDVFLVSHGAAIRLVAARLAGIDSRFAAATHLGNTGSIELEYSDGLWVCRRWGAATAPFEIVDEPLVDEPMG